Proteins encoded by one window of Streptomyces clavuligerus:
- a CDS encoding winged helix-turn-helix domain-containing protein has translation MTTLPPPAAELSADEARRIALRAQGFLGAPDRRAGVRGVLRHLGAVQLDTISVLARSHELIPYARLGAVGRGNVEDAYWTGGHSFEYWSHAACILPVEEWPHFAFRRRAYRTRPQWHHDLPDGVYDEVIAQLRAEGPLTATQLGGAKNGGEWWDWSATKIAVERALMFGEVVCVERRGWKRVYDLAERAVPAALLHDEPDDQECLRRLVRLAGEALGVGTRADIADYHRIRGEQFDAVVAGSGLVPVAVEGWGKPAWADPRALESVPRGRHRTALLSPFDSLIWERARTERIFGFTHRLEAYVPKPKRIHGYFAMPLLSGGRLLGRVDPAREGTTLVARQVSLDTPTAVAPMARALREAAEWVGCDTVRIERVDPPALAGPLAAALS, from the coding sequence ATGACGACGCTGCCGCCTCCCGCCGCCGAACTCTCCGCCGACGAGGCCCGCCGGATCGCGCTGCGGGCCCAGGGGTTCCTGGGCGCGCCGGACCGCAGGGCGGGGGTGCGCGGCGTGCTGCGGCACCTGGGTGCCGTCCAGCTCGACACGATCTCGGTCCTGGCCCGCTCCCACGAGCTGATCCCGTACGCCCGGCTGGGCGCCGTGGGCCGCGGAAACGTCGAGGACGCCTACTGGACCGGGGGCCACAGCTTCGAGTACTGGTCGCACGCGGCGTGCATCCTCCCCGTCGAGGAGTGGCCGCACTTCGCCTTCCGCCGCCGCGCCTACCGCACCCGCCCGCAGTGGCACCACGACCTGCCGGACGGCGTGTACGACGAGGTGATCGCCCAGCTCCGCGCCGAGGGCCCGCTCACCGCGACCCAACTGGGCGGCGCGAAGAACGGCGGGGAGTGGTGGGACTGGTCCGCCACCAAGATCGCTGTCGAACGGGCGCTGATGTTCGGCGAGGTGGTCTGTGTCGAGCGCCGGGGCTGGAAGCGGGTGTACGACCTCGCCGAGCGGGCCGTCCCCGCGGCGCTGCTCCACGACGAACCGGACGACCAGGAGTGTCTGCGGCGGCTGGTGCGGCTGGCCGGGGAGGCGCTCGGCGTCGGCACCCGCGCCGACATCGCGGACTACCACCGGATCAGGGGGGAGCAGTTCGACGCGGTCGTGGCGGGCTCCGGACTGGTGCCGGTCGCCGTCGAGGGCTGGGGCAAGCCCGCGTGGGCGGACCCCCGGGCGCTGGAGAGCGTGCCGCGCGGCCGTCATCGCACGGCGCTGCTCTCCCCGTTCGACTCACTGATCTGGGAGCGGGCACGGACCGAGCGGATCTTCGGCTTCACCCACCGGCTGGAGGCGTACGTCCCCAAGCCGAAGCGGATACACGGCTACTTCGCGATGCCCCTGCTGTCCGGCGGCCGGCTGCTGGGCCGGGTGGACCCGGCCCGCGAGGGCACCACCCTCGTGGCCCGGCAGGTCTCGCTGGACACCCCCACGGCGGTGGCCCCCATGGCCCGGGCGCTGCGGGAGGCGGCGGAGTGGGTCGGCTGCGACACGGTACGGATCGAGCGCGTCGACCCGCCCGCCCTGGCGGGGCCTCTCGCCGCCGCCCTCTCCTGA